One genomic window of Gossypium hirsutum isolate 1008001.06 chromosome D11, Gossypium_hirsutum_v2.1, whole genome shotgun sequence includes the following:
- the LOC107890724 gene encoding aconitate hydratase A isoform X3 — protein MRPPGAILAPGESIIATVFKFVEPPENNEKQMDQKSRVKFKIMSLQLTGRSDETIAVIESYLRTNKMFVNYNEIEKVYSSYLELKLEDVELCISGPKSSFARNESRLACLLRQQSWIQEIHPKSP, from the exons ATGCGCCCTCCGGGTGCCATTCTAGCCCCCGGCGAGAGCATCATAGCAACGG TCTTCAAGTTCGTGGAGCCTCCTGAGAACAATGAAAAACAGATGGATCAAAAGAGCAGGGTTAAGTTTAAAATCATGAGTCTACAATTGACTGGCAGAAGTGATGAGACT ATTGCTGTGATAGAATCCTATTTACGGACTAATAAGATGTTTGTAAACTACAACGAG ATTGAGAAAGTATACTCTTCTTACTTGGAACTGAAACTTGAGGATGTTGAACTCTGTATATCAGGGCCCAAGAG TTCCTTTGCAAGAAATGAAAGCAGATTGGCATGCTTGCTTAGACAACAAAGTTGGATTCAAG AAATACATCCTAAATCCCCCTGA
- the LOC107890724 gene encoding aconitate hydratase, cytoplasmic isoform X2, with the protein MRPPGAILAPGESIIATVFKFVEPPENNEKQMDQKSRVKFKIMSLQLTGRSDETIAVIESYLRTNKMFVNYNEIEKVYSSYLELKLEDVELCISGPKRYFPNIKIGTFCNMKNCLISNIPNVACLNLTTLLRSA; encoded by the exons ATGCGCCCTCCGGGTGCCATTCTAGCCCCCGGCGAGAGCATCATAGCAACGG TCTTCAAGTTCGTGGAGCCTCCTGAGAACAATGAAAAACAGATGGATCAAAAGAGCAGGGTTAAGTTTAAAATCATGAGTCTACAATTGACTGGCAGAAGTGATGAGACT ATTGCTGTGATAGAATCCTATTTACGGACTAATAAGATGTTTGTAAACTACAACGAG ATTGAGAAAGTATACTCTTCTTACTTGGAACTGAAACTTGAGGATGTTGAACTCTGTATATCAGGGCCCAAGAGGTATTTTCCAAACATAAAAATTGGAACCTTTTGTAACATGAAAAATTGTCTTATTTCTAATATTCCAAATGTGGCATGTCTGAATTTGACTACTTTATTGCGGTCCGCATGA
- the LOC107890724 gene encoding aconitate hydratase isoform X1 — protein MRPPGAILAPGESIIATVFKFVEPPENNEKQMDQKSRVKFKIMSLQLTGRSDETIAVIESYLRTNKMFVNYNEIEKVYSSYLELKLEDVELCISGPKSPHDRVPLQEMKADWHACLDNKVGFKKYILNPPDDKGDKF, from the exons ATGCGCCCTCCGGGTGCCATTCTAGCCCCCGGCGAGAGCATCATAGCAACGG TCTTCAAGTTCGTGGAGCCTCCTGAGAACAATGAAAAACAGATGGATCAAAAGAGCAGGGTTAAGTTTAAAATCATGAGTCTACAATTGACTGGCAGAAGTGATGAGACT ATTGCTGTGATAGAATCCTATTTACGGACTAATAAGATGTTTGTAAACTACAACGAG ATTGAGAAAGTATACTCTTCTTACTTGGAACTGAAACTTGAGGATGTTGAACTCTGTATATCAGGGCCCAAGAG TCCGCATGATCGAGTTCCTTTGCAAGAAATGAAAGCAGATTGGCATGCTTGCTTAGACAACAAAGTTGGATTCAAG AAATACATCCTAAATCCCCCTGACGACAAAGGTGATAAATTTTGA